Proteins encoded together in one Penicillium digitatum chromosome 1, complete sequence window:
- a CDS encoding N-acetylglucosaminyl-phosphatidylinositol deacetylase, putative codes for MSISFNWTALAVAITAVFLFWTLSSTSSSPFTRSFPRLENKRICLLIAHPDDEAMFFAPSVLTLTKPELGNHLKILCLSSGDADGLGETRKQELHKSAKQLGLRSESDVFIVDDTSRFPDGMDKNWDEDQISSLLASAFAPEMAALQKLPGKPVDRSKAPTATIDVIITFDKHGISNHPNHRSLYHGAVNFVHALMKDKAGFTCPVTLYTLTTTSMFRKYAGVLDAPVSMFLGVWSNLVAGLMGSRKKDAGAAAGPVRLLFVSSINEWLTAQSAMVNCHKSQMVWFRWGWITIGRYMTVNDLQREQV; via the coding sequence ATGTCAATTTCATTCAACTGGACCGCACTAGCGGTAGCCATAACCGCAGTCTTCCTATTCTGGACACTCTCCTCAACCTCCTCCTCACCCTTCACACGGTCCTTCCCACGCCTCGAAAACAAGCGCATCTGCCTCCTAATCGCCCACCCAGACGACGAAGCCATGTTCTTCGCGCCAAGCGTACTAACCCTCACCAAACCTGAGCTCGGGAACCACCTAAAGATTCTCTGTCTCAGCAGCGGCGACGCAGACGGCCTAGGCGAGACGCGCAAACAAGAGCTCCATAAATCCGCAAAGCAGCTCGGTCTGCGCAGCGAATCAGACGTCTTTATTGTCGACGACACAAGCCGCTTCCCGGATGGAATGGACAAGAACTGGGACGAGGACCAGATTTCGTCGCTGCTGGCGTCGGCTTTCGCGCCGGAAATGGCCGCGCTGCAGAAACTGCCTGGCAAGCCGGTCGATCGTAGTAAGGCTCCTACCGCCACCATCGATGTCATCATTACCTTTGATAAGCATGGCATCAGTAATCATCCTAATCACCGCTCGCTGTACCACGGCGCTGTGAACTTCGTCCACGCGCTGATGAAAGATAAGGCGGGGTTTACTTGTCCGGTCACGCTGTACACCCTCACTACGACGTCGATGTTCCGCAAGTATGCGGGTGTTCTTGATGCCCCAGTCTCCATGTTCCTCGGTGTGTGGAGTAACCTTGTTGCTGGGTTAATGGGCTCGAGAaagaaggatgcgggggctgCAGCTGGTCCTGTGCGGCTGCTGTTTGTTAGTTCGATAAATGAGTGGTTGACTGCACAGTCCGCTATGGTAAACTGTCACAAGAGTCAGATGGTTTGGTTCCGGTGGGGGTGGATCACTATTGGGAGATATATGACTGTCAATGACCTTCAGCGGGAGCAGGTCTAG
- a CDS encoding ATPase expression protein 2, mitochondrial, with protein MRRFSLTEKFASRWGASSRHGDNISKRRQFPPHCNLSHARQVLCVAASSNTTACDVASQRTHQTCCRNSIRQLTTTSQRWNNELAVPRPMTFENEVQVPLPEWSSPAEEARYRTYFFRVLENGQPNQVKEAMVDPRSVELVGLLPPAVFIKALHLLSPAHFVIPYRDLHHTLHGWGVLMLGLKTLEAMFDDFTRDLLTIIQYRTVAGYPPQLAEYTHLFNCAQAMGNGPLVNALWDGMYANDVTPDTVCYNHYMSALVWNHCYVGKEAYHTRIIPHSYKKRRMIDPNPGWRGYATAWNSVKGTVLDIFSQMSQDGLTGNEQTYINILLAAARVGDMEATKSTLKTVWNVDVDAISAERDNSMLPPVTPYDTWSGLYPTEHLLFAVAHAFGTNNDMYAAMRTVDFMASSYNINISAKVWSELLERTFTLSKEHKRRQAEDGRTGQVPRDMVRDLFEILTTEPYNVPATLQMYRFLTQTNKLDRNLKACKRDMRKAYKVLSQTRAKRKEARNSVMQCLQPVLDSMKPPANGGRKVRDETKHQRQTGMEPDLLLLQCPLLAEAINTYDLLRLEVFQQIYQLQRIAYSIIITDKWSDISPKAWELQERPKLLEEWKDFLPERNRYEYRDGDVGIIDFQGETNAKSRHMSQHGRIHARRMPDESELFHPIEPKVLDDRIFWEILLREYPQLDPSVSPLNRIYSFQVEHTKELREKLRKLKTRVDYPEEHPLSQENNSSGGFYGRIHALGFDAKPQNSIFWRDSNPWC; from the coding sequence ATGCGAAGGTTCTCACTTACCGAGAAGTTCGCTTCTCGCTGGGGTGCCTCGTCTCGTCATGGAGACAACATCAGCAAACGCAGACAATTTCCTCCCCACTGTAATCTCAGTCACGCGAGGCAAGTACTTTGCGTCGCAGCCTCTTCAAATACAACAGCATGCGATGTGGCTTCGCAAAGAACGCATCAAACTTGCTGTCGCAATTCCATACGGCAGTTGACGACAACAAGTCAACGATGGAACAACGAACTCGCTGTTCCACGTCCTATGACTTTTGAAAACGAAGTCCAAGTGCCTCTACCAGAATGGAGCTCACCCGCAGAGGAGGCACGATATAGGACGTACTTCTTTCGAGTCCTTGAAAATGGACAACCGAACCAAGTGAAGGAAGCCATGGTCGATCCTCGGTCGGTCGAGCTAGTTGGATTGCTACCGCCAGCCGTGTTTATCAAAGCTTTGCACCTCCTCTCTCCGGCTCATTTCGTGATCCCCTACCGAGATCTCCACCATACGCTGCACGGGTGGGGCGTATTGATGCTAGGGCTCAAAACCTTGGAAGCGATGTTCGACGACTTCACGAGGGATTTGCTCACGATCATCCAATATAGAACCGTAGCTGGGTATCCACCTCAGTTAGCCGAATACACTCATCTCTTCAACTGCGCTCAGGCGATGGGAAATGGTCCCCTTGTCAATGCTCTTTGGGATGGGATGTATGCCAACGATGTCACACCTGACACAGTGTGCTATAATCACTACATGTCAGCACTGGTCTGGAACCACTGTTACGTGGGAAAGGAAGCATACCATACTCGCATCATCCCTCACAGTTACAAAAAGCGGCGCATGATAGATCCGAATCCTGGATGGCGTGGCTACGCAACGGCGTGGAACAGTGTCAAAGGAACTGTGCTGGATATCTTCAGTCAAATGAGCCAGGATGGGCTTACTGGGAATGAGCAGACGTACATCAATATCCTCCTCGCAGCCGCTCGGGTTGGGGACATGGAAGCTACCAAGAGCACCCTCAAGACTGTGTGGAACGTCGATGTTGATGCCATTTCAGCTGAAAGAGATAACTCTATGCTGCCACCAGTTACGCCCTATGATACATGGTCCGGTTTGTACCCAACTGAGCATCTGCTTTTCGCTGTAGCCCATGCCTTTGGCACGAACAACGACATGTACGCTGCCATGAGAACAGTCGACTTCATGGCTTCCTCTTACAACATCAACATTTCTGCCAAGGTTTGGTCCGAGTTGCTTGAAAGGACGTTTACTCTCTCCAAAGAACACAAGCGGAGACAGGCAGAAGATGGGCGAACAGGCCAAGTCCCAAGAGACATGGTCCGCGACCTGTTTGAGATATTGACGACAGAGCCGTATAATGTTCCTGCGACTCTGCAAATGTACAGATTCCTGACCCAAACCAACAAATTGGACCGCAATCTAAAAGCTTGCAAAAGAGACATGCGTAAAGCATATAAAGTCTTGAGCCAAACAAGAgcaaaaaggaaagaagcaAGAAACTCCGTTATGCAATGCCTACAGCCAGTCTTGGACAGCATGAAGCCACCGGCGAACGGTGGCAGGAAAGTGCGAGATGAAACCAAGCACCAACGACAGACTGGTATGGAACCAGACCTGTTACTACTACAGTGTCCCCTGCTCGCCGAAGCCATCAACACATACGATCTCCTCCGGCTCGAAGTGTTCCAGCAAATTTATCAACTGCAGCGCATAGCCTATTCAATAATCATCACAGATAAGTGGAGTGACATATCGCCCAAAGCCTGGGAGCTCCAAGAGCGGCCCAAGCTATTGGAAGAATGGAAAGACTTTCTGCCAGAGCGTAATAGGTACGAATACAGAGACGGGGATGTTGGGATAATTGATTTCCAAGGCGAAACGAATGCCAAGAGCCGCCACATGAGCCAGCATGGCCGCATTCATGCACGGCGGATGCCAGATGAGTCGGAATTGTTCCATCCAATTGAGCCCAAGGTCCTTGATGATAGAATATTCTGGGAAATCTTGCTCCGCGAGTACCCCCAGCTGGACCCATCCGTTTCGCCGCTCAATCGCATCTACTCCTTCCAGGTCGAGCACACCAAAGAATTAAGGGAGAAGCTCAGAAAGCTCAAGACACGGGTTGACTACCCAGAAGAACATCCTTTGTCGCAAGAGAACAATTCTTCTGGTGGGTTTTATGGTCGCATTCATGCACTGGGCTTTGATGCCAAACCCCAGAATTCTATCTTCTGGCGAGATAGCAATCCTTGGTGTTGA
- a CDS encoding U6 small nuclear ribonucleoprotein (Lsm3), putative, whose translation MADSEDTGGPSVSEPLDLVRLSLDETVFVKLRGDRELKGRLHAYDSHCNLVLGDVEETIYVVEEDENEEETLRTIKKQEEMLFVRGDSVVLISPQA comes from the exons ATGGCTGACTCTGAGGATACTGGCGGTCCATCCGTCTCGGAGCCCCTGGATCTCGTTCGCCTCTCCCTCGATGAGACCGTCTTCGTGAAGCTGCGCGGCGACCGTGAGCTCAAGGGCCGTCTTCAT GCCTATGACAGTCACTGTAATCTAGTCCTCGGCGATGTGGAGGAGACAATCTACGTggtggaagaggatgagaacGAAGAGGAGACTTTGCGG ACAATCAAGAAACAAGAAGAGATGCTTTTTGTGCGAG GAGACTCCGTCGTCTTGATCTCCCCGCAGGCATGA
- a CDS encoding Translation elongation/initiation factor/Ribosomal, beta-barrel, whose amino-acid sequence MPATGKLSHAERKRGEVALGEFAEYAEKQQAHRSGQVAPSDSGYSTASVSCDLEDHAELDILDQLGLSDAPQTAKLKELLLGTGDAIEDNLQVLAGKLQTRIDEGHGETIFDLGLEDGGESMGFDVDQWKTALQRLREAAETIPAYCRVLLAYNVGGSEESHVTNDRVQGAWGKVLVRHHADNIEEMAELRIAVVGNVDAGKSTMLGVLVKGGLDDGRGRARVNLFRHKHEIESGRTSSVGLEIMGFDSRGEIVSNSQGRKLSWEDIGKRSAKVIAFSDLAGHERYLRTTVFGMLSSSPNYCLLMVAANNGLIGMSKEHLGIALALNVPVMVIVTKIDICPSHILQETLSQLTKILKSPGARKIPIFVKDMEETINTATQFVSQRICPIFQVSNVTGENLDLVRTFLNILPHRGQYDVAGAFEFLINDTFSVPHVGTVVAGVVKSGVIHAGDTVMVGPDSLGQFTTTVIKSIERKRIQVNACFAGQSGSFALKRVRRKEVRKGMVVLKKMEEPPKVYREFVAEVLILSHATTIKPKYQAMLHVGAVSQTCSVIDIDRPFIRTGDRALVAFRFVQRPEFLVPGDRVLFREGKTKGLGIVKSIGYDPTQPLNPNTNDGASTPTPTIPHD is encoded by the exons ATGCCTGCCACCGGGAAACTAAGCCATGCGGAGCGAAAACGAGGTGAAGTT GCTCTCGGTGAATTTGCCGAGTATGCCGAGAAACAGCAAGCCCACCGCTCCGGCCAAGTCGCACCCAGCGACAGCGGATATTCCACCGCCAGCGTATCATGCGATCTTGAGGACCATGCAGAGCTCGACATTCTTGATCAGCTAGGGCTATCCGACGCCCCTCAAACAGCCAAGCTTAAGGAGCTTCTTCTCGGTACAGGCGATGCCATCGAGGACAACCTGCAAGTGCTAGCGGGAAAATTACAAACACGCATAGATGAAGGCCACGGCGAAACTATCTTCGATCTCGGGTTGGAGGATGGCGGCGAATCCATGGGCTTCGATGTCGATCAATGGAAGACGGCGCTGCAGCGCCTGCGCGAGGCGGCCGAGACCATTCCCGCCTACTGCCGAGTGTTACTGGCCTACAACGTCGGAGGCTCGGAAGAATCGCATGTCACAAATGACCGGGTCCAGGGCGCCTGGGGCAAGGTCCTCGTGCGCCACCACGCTGACAATATCGAGGAGATGGCGGAGCTCCGGATTGCTGTAGTGGGGAATGTCGATGCTGGAAAGAGCACTATGCTGGGAGTGTTGGTGAAAGGTGGTCTAGACGATGGACGTGGTCGTGCGCGAGTAAATCTCTTCCGCCACAAGCACGAGATCGAGAGCGGGCGTACTAGCTCCGTCGGGTTGGAGATCATGGGCTTCGATAGCCGAGGCGAAATAGTTAGCAATTCGCAGGGCCGGAAACTTTCCTGGGAGGATATTGGCAAGCGCTCTGCTAAGGTCATCGCCTTCTCCGATCTAGCAGGCCACGAGCGGTATCTACGCACCACAGTGTTCGGTATGCTGAGCAGCAGCCCCAACTACTGTTTGCTGATGGTCGCTGCCAACAATGGTCTTATTGGAATGAGCAAAGAGCATTTGGGCATTGCTTTGGCCCTCAATGTGCCTGTCATGGTCATTGTCACCAAAATTGACATATGCCCGTCTCATATTCTGCAGGAGACCTTGTCGCAGCTGACCAAGATTCTCAAATCGCCTGGCGCACGCAAGATTCCAATCTTCGTCAAGGATATGGAAGAGACAATTAACACGGCCACTCAATTCGTCAGCCAGCGGATATGTCCTATCTTTCAAGTGTCCAATGTCACAGGAGAGAACCTCGATCTAGTACGGACCTTCCTAAACATTCTGCCCCACCGCGGGCAGTACGACGTCGCAGGAGCCTTCGAATTTTTGATCAACGACACCTTCTCTGTTCCTCATGTTGGTACAGTCGTCGCAGGTGTGGTCAAGTCTGGTGTCATCCATGCCGGAGACACGGTCATGGTGGGACCAGACTCGCTCGGCCAGTTCACCACCACCGTCATCAAGTCCATTGAGCGCAAGCGTATCCAGGTGAATGCTTGCTTTGCCGGCCAATCTGGATCTTTTGCCCTGAAGCGCGTCCGCCGGAAGGAAGTGCGCAAAGGCATGGTAGTGTTGAAAAAGATGGAGGAGCCTCCAAAGGTGTATCGAGAATTCGTTGCGGAGG TTCTAATTCTTTCTCATGCAACTACCATCAAGCCTAAATACCAGGCCATGCTTCATGTCGGGGCAGTCAGTCAGACATGCTCGGTCATCGATATTGATCGCCCTTTCATTCGTACTGGAGATCGAGCGCTAGTCGCGTTCAGGTTCGTACAGCGTCCTGAATTCTTAGTTCCTGGGGACCGTGTCCTCTTCCGTGAGGGCAAGACAAAAGGACTGGGTATTGTTAAGAGCATCGGTTATGACCCAACGCAGCCTTTGAACCCAAACACAAATGATGGAGCCTCTACTCCTACGCCCACGATACCTCATGATTAA
- a CDS encoding Solid-state culture expressed protein (Aos23), putative, translating to METVNKYVNSASTVIWGENGSPQTQQHGEEPISGVQGKGCVTDPYDGGNRDEQPGAIQSDVNTAPQYPIFYNKRSKSQGKEITSITTPHAPTSISACTSVTPALPISSGSTEASRSKDDNSSSSNREQRSISQVEGGASSESPHPSRPQDVSKEALQGPQGPAPRPAEDFEKEYRGKKSAGKDDDIEQSSPSESSEKSNDSPLSNMSESSSHGSGRHGTVSKVKESVKKRLHHSSK from the exons ATGGAGACAGTCAACAAATACGTCAACTCTGCTTCAACCGTCATTTGGGGCGAGAACGGCTCTCCCCAGACCCAACAGCACGGCGAAGAGCCCATCTCCGGTGTCCAAGGCAAAGGATGTGTCACAGACCCCTATGATGGCGGCAACCGCGATG AACAACCCGGCGCAATCCAATCAGACGTCAACACCGCACCCCAGTATCCCATCTTTTACAACAAACGATCAAAGTCCCAAGGAAAAGAAATTACTAGCATCACAACTCCACACGCCCCCACCTCCATCAGTGCCTGCACCAGCGTTACCCCCGCTTTACCTATCTCCAGTGGCTCTACTGAAGCCAGCAGAAGCAAAGACGACAATAGCTCCAGCTCCAATCGAGAACAGCGCAGCATCTCGCAGGTCGAAGGTGGCGCGAGCAGTGAATCTCCCCACCCATCCCGTCCTCAGGATGTGAGCAAAGAGGCGCTGCAGGGCCCGCAGGGTCCTGCGCCAAGACCTGCCGAGGACTTTGAGAAGGAGTATAGAGGCAAGAAGTCTGCAGGTAAAGACGATGATATTGAGCAGA GTTCTCCTAGTGAATCTAGCGAGAAGAGCAACGACTCGCCTTTGAGCAACATGTCTGAGTCTTCTTCTCACGGCAGTGGAAGGCACGGTACTGTGTCGAAGGTGAAGGAGAGTGTCAAGAAGCGTCTTCATCATTCGAGCAAATAA
- a CDS encoding DNA repair protein rad5: MSEDVEQRPAKRQRFFTDTPSSPLPTEPRDADASVPYCPEYEENRTDRGTALEIPPPERTLKSSTDLKNERDPPHRRIRTTESLGLPIADATHASSLHQNGDLQIDEEGTNDATISALANGFDVDLFTSIVGEQLPADAIKTIQSAASNNLERAVNIYFDGSWKKPVRINGSAPARSRKLALREQPSPETTVENESVLRNQPPARYVGAFGVGGWATRSGLGFLKHGDPVNIERERSQPTMKRGRGGKAFANNKSDVLTRFTNTSGQEIGRLPHETAEWVSTLIDQKICRFEGVCVFVPDRVRVNDTIYLQLRVYLRKEAFQSGALAALNKNDNRSTGLFEEKESTEEKNLRLRQVGLVKLFHEISLHPTSTNPTTEKHKRDGILRAAEIAEQYDSTKKENRPKSNKDSNDSSGEDDGEELEEDQLDTLYQKAQSFDFNMPAADPAPSFILDLRKYQQQALHWMLSKEKDSKQTREKSMHPLWEEYTWPIKDVDDKDLPKVKNIDRFYVNPYSGDLSVDFPAQEQHCRGGILADEMGLGKTIEMLSLVHSHRFEPDPRVSNGLNSVNDLARMPNSSGVVPAPYTTLVVAPTSLISQWESEALKAGTLRVLVYYGSDKAVNLRELCCESKYATAPQVIVTSYGVVLSEFRQLALQSALGPSTNDGLFSVEFFRIILDEAHVIKNRRSKSARSCYELKAAHRWALTGTPIVNRLEDLFSLVRFLKVEPWSNFSFWKTFITVPFESKEYVRALNVVQSVLEPLVLRRTKSMKTPEGEPLVPLPKKTVTIEEVELPKQEREIYDYIFTRAKRTYNDNVVAGTLLQSYSTIFAQILRLRQTCCHPIMTRNKAIVAEEESAAVAADAANEFKDDMDLQELINQFTAENANANANSQDTSGTMIKFTTHALRQIQTESSGECPICCEEPMIDPAVTACWHSACKKCLEDFLQHQMNKGVEARCFNCRAPVDAKNTFEVVRHPSATSISFADDTMSGPPPTSSQPAPRISLRRIYPLSPSAHTSAKIHALINHLGRIPPNTKSVVFSQFTSFLDLIGPQLSRVGISHLRLDGSMPQKARAAVLAEFTKADSFTDDEIVDLKDDTPGTSGPAKTTAPSPSKSAPTVLLISLRAGGVGLNLTTASNVFLMDPWWSFAIEAQAIDRVHRMGQIRDVHVTRFVVKDSIEGRMLRVQERKMNIAGSLGLKIGGDDGEADKGKNRLEELKMLFE; this comes from the coding sequence ATGAGCGAGGATGTAGAGCAACGCCCAGCAAAGAGGCAGCGTTTCTTCACTGATACTCCATCGTCACCTTTACCCACCGAACCCCGAGATGCAGACGCGTCCGTGCCTTATTGCCCGGAATACGAAGAGAATCGGACAGACCGTGGCACCGCACTCGAGATTCCGCCACCTGAACGCACCCTAAAAAGCTCAACTGACTTGAAAAATGAAAGGGATCCGCCGCATAGACGAATTCGAACGACAGAAAGCCTAGGGTTGCCCATTGCAGACGCTACCCATGCTTCCTCTTTGCACCAGAATGGAGACCTACAAATCGACGAGGAAGGGACTAATGATGCCACAATAAGCGCACTTGCAAATGGCTTCGATGTCGACCTTTTCACCAGTATCGTGGGAGAGCAACTACCTGCCGATGCAATCAAAACCATTCAATCAGCTGCTTCCAATAATCTTGAGCGAGCTGTTAACATATACTTTGATGGATCATGGAAGAAGCCGGTCCGGATAAATGGCAGCGCTCCGGCCAGAAGCCGGAAACTCGCTCTTCGAGAACAACCTAGCCCTGAAACGACAGTTGAAAACGAATCGGTGTTGCGGAATCAGCCACCAGCAAGATATGTTGGCGCATTTGGTGTGGGAGGATGGGCAACGAGAAGTGGCTTGGGATTTCTCAAGCATGGAGACCCCGTCAACATCGAGCGTGAACGATCACAGCCAACCATGAAACGTGGCCGAGGAGGCAAAGCATTTGCCAACAACAAAAGTGATGTCTTGACTAGGTTCACGAATACCTCGGGGCAAGAAATCGGAAGGCTGCCACATGAGACCGCTGAATGGGTATCTACGCTGATTGATCAGAAGATCTGTCGGTTTGAAGGAGTCTGTGTATTTGTACCTGACAGGGTGCGAGTTAACGATACCATATACTTACAACTCCGAGTTTACTTGCGAAAGGAAGCCTTCCAAAGCGGTGCACTCGCTGCTCTGAACAAAAATGATAACAGGTCCACTGGACTGtttgaagagaaggagagcaccgaagagaagaatctgCGACTACGCCAAGTCGGTCTAGTGAAACTGTTTCACGAAATCAGTCTTCATCCTACCTCGACTAACCCAACTACTGAAAAGCACAAAAGAGATGGCATTCTTCGTGCCGCTGAAATCGCAGAGCAATATGACAGCACGAAGAAGGAAAATAGACCCAAGTCAAACAAGGACTCCAACGATTCCTCAGGCGAAGATGATGGCGAAGAACTagaagaagatcaactcGACACGCTGTATCAAAAAGCCCAATCATTTGATTTCAATATGCCAGCGGCAGATCCAGCACCTAGCTTCATCCTTGATCTGCGCAAGTACCAACAACAAGCCCTTCATTGGATGCtgtcaaaagagaaagacTCGAAGCAAACTCGAGAAAAGTCAATGCATCCACTGTGGGAGGAATATACTTGGCCTATAAAGGACGTTGACGACAAAGATTTGCCAAAAGTCAAAAACATTGACCGTTTTTATGTCAACCCGTATTCAGGGGACCTCAGTGTGGACTTCCCTGCTCAAGAGCAACACTGCCGGGGCGGAATCCTTGCCGATGAAATGGGCCTGGGGAAAACCATTGAGATGCTCAGTCTGGTTCATTCGCACAGATTTGAGCCTGATCCACGGGTTTCGAATGGTCTCAACTCGGTGAATGACCTCGCTAGAATGCCGAActcttctggggtggtgCCTGCGCCGTATACCACTCTGGTTGTTGCACCGACATCTTTAATCTCTCAATGGGAAAGTGAGGCACTCAAAGCTGGGACGTTGAGAGTTCTTGTTTATTACGGGTCGGACAAGGCTGTCAACTTGAGAGAATTATGCTGCGAATCCAAGTATGCGACAGCTCCACAGGTAATTGTGACCAGTTATGGCGTGGTATTGTCGGAATTCCGTCAGCTCGCTCTCCAGTCTGCACTAGGACCCAGTACCAATGATGGTCTATTCTCTGTGGAATTCTTCCGAATAATTCTTGATGAAGCCCATGTGATCAAAAACCGCCGTTCTAAGTCTGCTAGATCATGCTATGAGCTGAAGGCAGCCCATCGGTGGGCACTGACTGGCACGCCCATTGTCAATCGCCTTGAGGACCTCTTCAGTCTGGTGCGTTTCCTAAAAGTCGAGCCATGGAGCAATTTCTCCTTCTGGAAGACGTTCATCACTGTGCCCTTTGAATCCAAAGAATACGTCCGCGCCCTGAACGTCGTGCAAAGTGTACTTGAACCACTTGTTCTTCGACGGACCAAATCGATGAAAACCCCGGAGGGCGAGCCATTGGTCCCCTTGCCCAAAAAGACAGTCACTATTGAGGAAGTGGAGTTACCAAAGCAAGAACGAGAAATTTACGACTACATCTTTACCCGAGCGAAACGAACTTACAACGACAATGTCGTGGCCGGCACACTGTTGCAGTCTTACAGCACCATCTTTGCTCAAATCCTCCGTCTTCGTCAGACCTGCTGTCACCCTATAATGACACGCAACAAAGCAATCGTTGCGGAAGAAGAGAGTGCAGCGGTAGCGGCTGATGCAGCCAATGAGTTCAAAGACGATATGGATCTTCAAGAATTGATCAACCAATTCACGGCAGAAAACGCCAACGCCAACGCCAACTCTCAAGATACGTCCGGGACAATGATTAAGTTCACCACCCATGCTCTTCGGCAGATCCAAACCGAGTCCAGCGGCGAGTGTCCTATCTGTTGTGAAGAGCCCATGATCGATCCTGCAGTAACAGCTTGCTGGCATAGTGCATGTAAGAAATGCCTAGAAGACTTCCTGCAACACCAAATGAACAAAGGCGTCGAGGCACGATGCTTCAACTGTCGTGCTCCAGTGGATGCAAAGAATACCTTTGAAGTAGTACGACATCCGTCCGCaacttcaatttcctttgcAGACGACACGATGAGCGGCCCACCACCAACCAGCTCCCAACCTGCCCCACGTATCTCCCTCCGTCGCATATACCCCCTCTCTCCTTCCGCCCACACTTCAGCCAAGATTCACGCCCTTATCAATCACCTCGGACGCATCCCTCCAAATACAAAATCCGTTGTCTTCTCGCAATTTACCTCCTTCCTGGACTTGATTGGCCCACAACTTTCCCGAGTTGGAATCTCGCATCTCCGCCTGGATGGCTCAATGCCCCAGAAGGCCCGTGCCGCTGTTTTAGCCGAATTCACAAAAGCAGACAGCTTTACCGACGATGAAATTGTCGACCTGAAAGATGATACCCCAGGGACCAGTGGTCCAGCGAAGACTACCGCTCCCTCGCCCTCGAAATCAGCCCCTACAGTCTTACTCATCTCCCTACGTGCCGGTGGCGTAGGTCTCAATCTCACAACCGCCAGCAATGTCTTCTTGATGGATCCATGGTGGAGTTTCGCAATTGAAGCACAAGCCATCGACCGCGTTCATCGAATGGGCCAGATACGCGATGTCCATGTGACGCGATTTGTGGTCAAGGATTCCATCGAAGGCCGCATGCTACGCGTGCAAGAGCGTAAAATGAATATTGCTGGTTCACTTGGTTTGAAGATTGGCGGCGATGATGGTGAAGCTGACAAGGGGAAGAACAGGCTTGAAGAGTTGAAAATGTTGTTCGAGTAA